A region from the Lentisphaera profundi genome encodes:
- a CDS encoding transposase, whose amino-acid sequence MYDTLFPEYFIEELRQTIGILCGPLKIAGQIILRPEFQEIKKAIEDDQLQLSKDRAATRNREFKNSSTQKHPPAELVVALFIARHFYDNCYGERGYSMLCENSSLQQFIGRLGIGSFPSRNTIHEQVSALSEKTLNLFHQAILNCVKECGLDDFSAVIIDSTAIKADSAWPVDSQLLKNLSCKMMKNISDVHDQLPCVERRKIPLKRLQNYCDYMSKLDFEISMLKGKKGARKMRQKFYTQELLPRCRKFIIRLEKTLPQIKQHCESAKVLMIDECLSRFIDKVLMVEHRFNMAPKDYDTKTARKIYSMSDNDAAFIKKGGRETVFGYRPNFAFSANGFLTSFTLESGNTSDSKAFSNCLDENKKMTGETAMMISVDDGYSSAANLDDAIEKGATLVSVSGSKGKKLLGEDIYESENYQLARNIRSISEAGISKLKNYHNLERFTVCGLKRVRQETLISAIGFNLERICQLLCQIEIEVAA is encoded by the coding sequence ATGTACGATACTCTTTTTCCCGAATATTTCATCGAGGAATTACGGCAAACTATAGGAATTTTATGCGGACCATTGAAGATTGCGGGGCAAATCATACTTCGTCCTGAATTTCAAGAGATCAAAAAGGCAATTGAAGATGATCAACTTCAGTTGAGTAAAGATAGAGCCGCCACTAGAAACCGCGAGTTTAAAAACAGCTCTACCCAAAAACACCCCCCAGCTGAATTGGTGGTGGCGTTGTTCATAGCCCGTCACTTTTATGATAATTGTTACGGTGAACGAGGCTATAGTATGCTATGTGAGAATAGTTCCTTGCAGCAGTTTATTGGGCGCTTGGGCATAGGAAGCTTCCCTTCACGCAATACGATTCATGAACAAGTCTCTGCTCTTTCTGAGAAGACCCTTAATCTTTTTCATCAAGCTATTTTGAACTGCGTTAAGGAGTGTGGCCTGGATGATTTTTCAGCAGTGATTATTGATTCTACAGCCATTAAGGCCGATTCAGCGTGGCCTGTCGATAGTCAATTACTAAAGAACCTTAGTTGTAAAATGATGAAAAATATCAGTGACGTTCATGATCAGCTTCCCTGTGTTGAGCGCAGAAAGATCCCTCTCAAACGCCTGCAAAATTACTGTGATTATATGAGTAAACTGGATTTCGAGATCTCTATGCTTAAAGGAAAAAAAGGAGCAAGAAAAATGAGGCAAAAGTTTTATACGCAAGAACTTTTACCGAGGTGCCGAAAATTTATTATTCGCCTGGAGAAGACTCTTCCTCAAATTAAACAACACTGTGAAAGTGCCAAAGTTCTGATGATTGACGAATGTCTATCTCGCTTCATAGATAAAGTTTTGATGGTTGAACATCGCTTCAACATGGCTCCTAAGGACTACGATACGAAGACGGCACGGAAAATTTACAGCATGAGTGATAATGATGCAGCATTTATTAAAAAGGGTGGTCGAGAAACCGTATTTGGCTACCGACCAAATTTCGCCTTTAGTGCCAATGGTTTTCTGACATCATTCACCCTAGAATCTGGAAATACTAGTGACAGCAAGGCCTTCAGTAATTGCCTTGATGAAAATAAAAAGATGACGGGCGAGACCGCAATGATGATCAGTGTGGATGACGGATATAGCTCTGCCGCCAATTTAGATGATGCCATCGAAAAAGGGGCGACATTAGTCAGTGTTAGTGGCTCAAAGGGAAAGAAGCTCTTAGGAGAAGATATTTATGAGAGTGAAAACTACCAACTTGCGAGAAATATCCGATCAATTTCCGAAGCAGGTATTTCAAAGCTGAAGAACTATCACAACCTTGAGCGATTTACCGTTTGTGGCTTAAAGAGGGTTCGTCAAGAAACTCTCATAAGCGCCATAGGATTCAACTTGGAAAGGATCTGCCAGTTATTATGTCAAATAGAGATTGAGGTCGCCGCATAG
- a CDS encoding sulfatase-like hydrolase/transferase, whose product MSDLKSDLNKLAIFRTYYGLTYLILALVSFVLFPQSFTEMSAGVLIFNITIVLSYTFLYMLPLLMAMALSCGFNKACKFSDRVSNIISYTVMILSATFTSLFFYFDSEIFKGFGFHINSFIWNIISTPGGLDSMGGGYGMPVIASIWSICFGLIFLLMLFFAIKIEKKQLLPSRLSRKVKISLACAYVLIFLYQGTVFGLSHFQAKSHIVSSAYRYPGYISITFRSFLIKKLGMEEIREKDIAVKENSSALNYPSEKIQFNEPKKKLNIVWLVAESWRYGTATEEVMPTTFAFKNKATVFEQHYSGGNGTRMGMFSMFYGLYGPYWFKVLNERRSPVLLDVLQEQNYQMELFTSAKFSYPEFDKTIFSNIPKEHLHPSKGNGGYLNDRKKVTELLNFIDERDQTKPFMFFMFFESPHAPYTFPEDLVVKKDYLEHTNYAMVDIKENIELIYNRYLNSIYHLDTQHKRILDYLEEKNLMENTIVIMTGDHGEEFMEAGRWGHNSEFHQDQIRVPFILWVPGQKAMKYTKMSSHLDLPALLAPHLGISNKPEDYSLGHDLLGEGDRQFTVVSSWNNVGLITEKGKIDIPLSSALSFGSSVTSVDDKAVSKEEKKEIEATPHLMQMFKGLSKFLEK is encoded by the coding sequence GTGAGTGATTTAAAGAGTGACCTTAATAAATTAGCAATATTTAGAACTTATTATGGTTTAACATATCTAATCTTAGCCTTAGTGAGTTTTGTACTTTTCCCCCAATCATTTACTGAAATGAGTGCGGGAGTTCTTATATTTAATATCACGATAGTTTTGTCTTATACATTTCTTTATATGCTGCCTTTATTGATGGCTATGGCCCTTAGCTGTGGTTTTAATAAGGCATGCAAATTTAGTGATCGAGTGAGTAACATCATTTCTTATACAGTGATGATTTTATCAGCAACATTTACGTCATTATTTTTCTACTTTGATTCGGAAATATTTAAGGGTTTTGGTTTCCACATTAATAGCTTTATATGGAATATCATTAGTACGCCAGGTGGGCTCGATTCAATGGGCGGCGGATATGGAATGCCTGTGATCGCGAGCATTTGGAGTATCTGCTTTGGTCTCATCTTTTTACTCATGTTATTTTTCGCGATAAAAATAGAAAAAAAGCAATTATTACCAAGTCGACTGAGCCGCAAAGTCAAAATATCTTTAGCGTGTGCTTATGTGCTTATTTTTCTCTATCAAGGAACTGTTTTTGGCTTGAGCCATTTCCAAGCTAAAAGTCATATTGTTTCTTCTGCGTATCGTTATCCAGGCTACATATCGATTACTTTTAGGAGCTTTTTGATTAAGAAACTAGGAATGGAAGAGATAAGAGAAAAAGATATTGCGGTCAAAGAAAATTCTTCAGCATTGAATTACCCTTCGGAAAAAATACAATTTAACGAGCCCAAGAAAAAACTTAATATTGTTTGGTTAGTGGCGGAATCTTGGCGTTATGGAACTGCGACCGAAGAAGTCATGCCCACGACATTCGCTTTTAAGAATAAAGCCACGGTATTTGAACAACATTACAGTGGTGGTAACGGTACTCGTATGGGAATGTTTTCCATGTTTTATGGTCTCTATGGCCCCTATTGGTTTAAAGTACTCAATGAACGACGTTCGCCAGTATTGTTGGATGTGTTACAAGAACAAAATTACCAGATGGAACTCTTTACCAGTGCAAAATTTTCTTACCCGGAATTTGATAAGACTATTTTTTCGAATATCCCTAAGGAACATTTACATCCGTCTAAAGGTAATGGCGGTTATTTAAATGATCGTAAAAAGGTGACTGAGTTATTAAACTTCATCGATGAACGCGATCAAACTAAACCTTTTATGTTTTTCATGTTTTTTGAATCACCTCATGCACCCTATACATTTCCAGAAGATTTAGTGGTAAAAAAGGATTATTTGGAACACACAAATTACGCGATGGTGGATATTAAAGAAAACATAGAATTGATTTATAATCGTTACCTAAATTCAATTTATCACCTCGATACACAGCATAAGCGTATTCTAGATTACCTGGAAGAAAAAAATCTCATGGAAAATACCATTGTGATTATGACTGGTGATCATGGTGAGGAATTTATGGAAGCAGGCCGTTGGGGTCATAATTCGGAATTTCATCAAGATCAAATTCGAGTACCATTTATATTATGGGTACCGGGACAAAAAGCGATGAAATATACTAAAATGTCAAGTCACTTGGATCTACCAGCACTCTTAGCTCCACATCTTGGGATTAGTAATAAACCAGAAGACTATAGCTTAGGCCACGATTTATTAGGAGAAGGAGATCGCCAGTTTACAGTGGTTTCTTCTTGGAATAATGTAGGTTTAATTACCGAGAAGGGGAAAATAGATATCCCTTTAAGTAGTGCACTTTCTTTTGGTAGTAGTGTTACTAGTGTTGATGATAAAGCTGTTTCAAAAGAAGAGAAAAAAGAGATAGAAGCAACTCCACATCTCATGCAAATGTTTAAGGGTTTGAGTAAGTTTCTGGAGAAGTAA
- the trmB gene encoding tRNA (guanine(46)-N(7))-methyltransferase TrmB: MLEIKTPLELIGEFKRLDSIIDFNRPRIELDMGCGKGRFTTELAKRYPEALVMGADIKLDRLRKLNGKAARADCSNVEALHCLGWELFGTQLPDHTIDRVHVICPDPWPKERHRRNRMLSSEFVYRVTRKIKKGGSLHLATDDLPYLEWIKTVTSQLPFLEPDQSVLADIADVQTEFEMNFATQDKPVIHLGFRVLA, translated from the coding sequence ATGTTAGAAATCAAAACTCCTCTTGAACTCATTGGGGAATTCAAACGTCTAGATAGCATCATTGATTTTAATCGCCCCCGCATTGAACTCGATATGGGCTGTGGCAAAGGTCGCTTTACGACTGAATTGGCTAAACGTTATCCCGAAGCCCTTGTGATGGGTGCAGACATTAAACTCGACCGCTTACGAAAACTCAATGGCAAAGCCGCACGTGCCGACTGTAGCAATGTAGAAGCACTGCATTGCTTAGGCTGGGAACTCTTTGGGACTCAACTCCCCGATCACACTATTGATCGTGTTCATGTTATCTGTCCAGATCCCTGGCCTAAAGAACGTCATCGACGCAACCGTATGCTCTCGAGTGAATTTGTGTATCGCGTCACCCGAAAAATCAAAAAAGGCGGCTCATTGCACCTTGCCACAGATGACCTACCCTACCTTGAATGGATAAAAACTGTCACCTCACAACTACCTTTCCTTGAACCTGACCAAAGTGTTTTGGCCGATATTGCAGATGTTCAAACTGAATTTGAAATGAACTTTGCGACTCAAGATAAACCCGTGATTCATTTGGGTTTCCGCGTACTCGCCTAA
- the nadB gene encoding L-aspartate oxidase, whose protein sequence is MKKVEYDFLIIGSGLAGMYCALQAAEHGSVALISKRELSECNSKYAQGGISCVMSDINDQDSFELHVSDTLKAGAGLCDEKVVTDIVSAGPTAIQKLIDLGVKFTRRSEVDESDDDESGQYNLGREGGHSQRRVLHAGDITGTEVIRALEKACRQEDRIEVFENFHAIDLITTGKLGWGLDKNNCLGAYILDKDNELVTTFLAKSTILATGGAGKVYTYTTNPDIATGDGIAMAYRANADIANMEFFQFHPTCLFDHRINSFLISEAVRGEGAILKIRRKNELVDFMEKYHELKSLAPRDVVARAIDRELKETGEKCVYLDITHHNEEFLRKRFPKIFATCESIGLNMAKDPIPVVPAAHYCCGGVKTDICGTTNITRLYAIGETACTGLHGANRLASNSLLEAVVMGGKSAECAAEMNASLSQSILQTQMNAVPSWTSGNATDSDEQVVITHNWQEMRSFMWDFVGIFRTNKRLQRAKRRIRNIQHEITHYYWDFNITPDLIELRNLACLSELIIDCALSRQESRGLHFNHDFPQKSDTAIESHLRKF, encoded by the coding sequence ATGAAAAAAGTCGAGTACGATTTCTTGATCATTGGTAGCGGCCTCGCGGGTATGTACTGTGCTCTACAAGCAGCAGAACATGGCTCAGTGGCCTTGATCTCCAAACGAGAACTCAGCGAATGCAATAGTAAATATGCTCAGGGAGGAATCTCCTGTGTCATGAGTGATATCAACGATCAGGACAGCTTTGAACTCCATGTTTCGGATACACTGAAAGCTGGGGCAGGTCTTTGCGATGAAAAAGTCGTCACCGATATAGTTTCTGCAGGTCCCACAGCCATACAAAAACTCATTGATCTCGGCGTTAAATTCACTCGCCGTTCAGAAGTGGACGAGAGTGACGATGATGAATCAGGCCAATATAACCTCGGTCGCGAAGGCGGTCATAGCCAACGCCGAGTTCTGCATGCGGGAGATATTACTGGTACTGAAGTCATACGTGCCCTAGAGAAAGCTTGTCGCCAAGAAGATAGAATTGAGGTTTTTGAAAATTTTCACGCTATAGATCTCATCACTACGGGTAAACTCGGTTGGGGACTTGATAAAAATAATTGCCTCGGTGCTTACATCCTCGACAAAGATAATGAACTCGTCACGACTTTCCTAGCTAAGTCTACTATTTTAGCTACCGGTGGTGCGGGCAAAGTTTATACCTATACCACAAATCCAGATATCGCCACTGGCGATGGCATTGCTATGGCCTACAGAGCCAATGCGGATATCGCAAATATGGAATTTTTTCAATTTCATCCCACATGCCTTTTTGATCATCGCATCAATAGCTTCCTCATTTCGGAAGCGGTTCGTGGTGAAGGTGCCATTTTGAAAATCCGACGTAAAAATGAGCTCGTCGACTTCATGGAAAAATATCATGAACTCAAAAGTTTAGCTCCACGCGATGTCGTAGCACGCGCCATTGACCGCGAACTTAAAGAAACGGGTGAGAAATGCGTCTATCTCGATATCACTCATCACAATGAAGAATTTCTGCGCAAGCGTTTCCCGAAAATCTTTGCCACTTGTGAATCAATTGGTTTAAATATGGCTAAAGATCCCATCCCCGTTGTTCCTGCTGCTCATTACTGCTGTGGTGGTGTGAAGACCGATATTTGTGGAACTACGAATATTACCCGTCTCTATGCTATCGGTGAAACCGCCTGTACAGGTCTCCATGGCGCCAACCGTCTCGCTAGTAATAGTTTACTTGAAGCCGTCGTCATGGGCGGAAAATCCGCAGAATGTGCCGCCGAAATGAATGCCTCTTTATCTCAGTCTATTTTACAAACACAAATGAATGCCGTCCCTAGCTGGACAAGTGGCAACGCTACTGATTCAGACGAGCAGGTTGTTATTACTCATAACTGGCAAGAGATGCGTTCTTTCATGTGGGACTTTGTGGGGATTTTTAGAACGAATAAGCGCCTTCAGCGCGCCAAACGTCGCATTCGTAATATTCAGCATGAAATCACCCATTATTATTGGGATTTCAATATCACTCCTGATTTAATCGAGCTCCGTAACCTAGCTTGTTTATCAGAACTCATTATTGATTGTGCCCTCTCGCGCCAAGAAAGTCGCGGCTTGCACTTTAACCATGATTTTCCCCAAAAATCAGACACGGCAATAGAAAGCCACCTAAGGAAATTTTAA
- a CDS encoding NERD domain-containing protein → MPQFIRLRPEYKCHESEQKVATLLQRLPSHWIVVWGYYYKGPRGVSREGDFLVFNPDAGVLVIEAKGGVLRRNKKTGEWNTHGRTAPDSQLFREIQGVRDILARAGGSYKMVVKGVLACPDLCIQGKVNEYQGLPRELIMDRDDLESFVPQMDAKLGRIMKIGAGEAEKMFRKAFVSEDESGVDPKSVKETDKYLTKLINSKVTRVLNHLIHNRQFVVKGAPGSGKSWMALGLARIWAGRRRERGGSVLILCYNRALRNKLKDIADKMEQGGQARKGTITVRLWEDLARDIYKQNGLEFVVPDEQAARNQFYESQLPLTLEGLVAAGKVTAEYDCLIVDEAQDHDTEFPIHGTNGPGWWSIYFSLLKEGAAARIAVLYDSDQRPSFRRGGMNGFDAEKLYSVLESNPIRLNLFESYRYTMNIFKYLIKIKSNSSKIRTMDLTPAEDLPAGEPVVEKVLKHHLIPKYLDDTIKDLLKRKVCQPEEIMIIANSFSKNRRLLPSGTMGGAKINNGLFPEKNKILYISANKVKGLETKVAFLVGYDADFQQDEQQCQSLFIGASRARQILYVVFTK, encoded by the coding sequence ATGCCTCAGTTTATTAGATTGCGTCCAGAATATAAATGCCATGAATCAGAACAAAAAGTTGCGACTTTACTCCAGCGTTTACCCAGTCATTGGATCGTTGTATGGGGTTACTACTACAAAGGACCTCGCGGAGTTTCTCGAGAAGGTGATTTTTTAGTATTCAATCCAGATGCAGGTGTCTTAGTCATTGAAGCTAAAGGCGGAGTTTTACGCAGAAATAAAAAAACGGGTGAATGGAATACCCATGGTCGCACTGCTCCAGATTCACAATTATTTAGAGAAATTCAGGGAGTAAGGGATATTTTGGCCCGCGCAGGTGGCTCCTACAAAATGGTGGTTAAAGGTGTATTGGCTTGTCCTGATTTGTGTATTCAAGGAAAGGTGAATGAGTACCAAGGCCTGCCACGTGAACTGATCATGGATCGTGATGACTTAGAGAGTTTTGTTCCTCAGATGGATGCGAAGCTAGGACGAATCATGAAAATTGGCGCGGGAGAAGCAGAAAAAATGTTTCGCAAGGCCTTTGTCAGTGAGGATGAGAGTGGCGTCGATCCCAAGTCGGTGAAAGAAACTGATAAGTACCTTACAAAACTCATTAATTCAAAAGTTACACGGGTGCTGAATCATTTGATTCACAATCGCCAGTTTGTGGTCAAAGGCGCCCCAGGTAGTGGTAAATCGTGGATGGCACTCGGCTTAGCTAGGATTTGGGCAGGACGTCGTCGTGAACGAGGGGGTTCGGTATTAATTCTTTGTTATAATCGCGCTTTACGCAATAAATTAAAAGATATTGCAGATAAAATGGAGCAAGGAGGTCAAGCGCGCAAGGGCACAATCACGGTGCGGCTTTGGGAAGATTTAGCCCGAGATATTTATAAGCAGAATGGTTTAGAATTTGTAGTTCCTGATGAGCAAGCCGCTCGTAACCAGTTTTATGAATCTCAGCTACCATTGACTTTAGAAGGCTTAGTGGCAGCAGGAAAAGTTACAGCGGAATATGATTGCCTTATAGTCGATGAAGCTCAAGACCACGATACAGAGTTTCCCATACATGGAACTAATGGACCTGGCTGGTGGTCCATTTATTTTTCATTACTCAAAGAAGGTGCAGCAGCACGTATTGCGGTTCTTTATGATTCGGATCAACGCCCGAGCTTTCGACGGGGTGGAATGAATGGTTTTGATGCAGAAAAACTTTATAGTGTCTTGGAGTCGAATCCTATTCGTTTGAATTTGTTCGAGAGCTATCGCTACACGATGAATATTTTTAAGTATCTCATTAAAATCAAATCAAATTCATCAAAAATTAGAACGATGGATTTAACTCCTGCAGAAGATTTACCCGCGGGGGAACCGGTAGTGGAAAAAGTACTGAAGCACCACCTCATTCCCAAGTACCTTGATGATACAATTAAAGATCTACTCAAACGCAAAGTCTGTCAGCCAGAAGAAATTATGATCATCGCCAATTCCTTTAGTAAAAATCGTCGTCTATTACCGAGTGGCACAATGGGGGGAGCTAAAATCAATAACGGCCTCTTTCCAGAGAAAAATAAGATCCTCTATATTTCAGCTAACAAAGTTAAGGGGCTCGAGACTAAAGTGGCATTTTTAGTCGGCTACGATGCCGATTTTCAGCAAGATGAGCAACAGTGTCAGAGTCTCTTCATTGGAGCCAGTCGAGCGCGGCAAATATTGTACGTCGTTTTTACCAAGTAG
- a CDS encoding SulP family inorganic anion transporter produces the protein MFNILRKHSGNLKNDILAGLTAVLTLIPEAVAFTFVAGIDPMMGLYGSFFIGFITSVFGGRPAMISGAAGSMAVVTTAFIIMFGLEYLLAAVIVTGILQVLFGAFKMGKFIRLLPHPVMLGFVNGLAIVIGMAQFGQFKENTRVVYDKQHDMFTYAGDWMALTSPAMLTMMGMIVLTMLIVHFLPKFTKAIPAPLAAIVICTLLATFTPLKDHSKRVSDVVLGQRTSMTEKEIITDQFTAQKETVLHRDYAATAEATVAKKITNEQVQERWELNQTKLIAEGKKDTADALDGSLKGRLPSLHLPDIGWDMSNPDNRDKAIKVLILALILASVGLIETLMTMSLIDEITETRGQGNRESVAQGAGNVVSGFFGGMCGCAMIGQSVICLNSGGRGRTSGIATAIFMLIFILFAPHLIEMIPVASLIGVMFMVVIATFEWSSLRLFGKIQKSEILIIIIVSAVTVFLDLAVAVGIGIIISALIYAWNSAKEIKIKVTKESKTEKTYVVKGNVFFGSITSFKELFDPNNDPKDVYIDFADSKVCDHSGIEAVHGLSERYKAAGKILHLRHLSPECATLLRKSGDIVEVNILEDPKYLVADDSLA, from the coding sequence ATGTTTAATATTTTACGAAAACATTCAGGCAATCTGAAGAATGATATACTCGCGGGCTTAACCGCCGTACTCACTCTGATCCCCGAAGCCGTTGCTTTTACTTTTGTTGCGGGTATTGACCCGATGATGGGCCTTTATGGCTCCTTCTTTATTGGCTTTATCACTTCAGTATTCGGCGGACGTCCCGCCATGATCTCTGGTGCGGCTGGCTCCATGGCTGTCGTTACTACTGCCTTCATTATTATGTTTGGCTTAGAGTATTTACTTGCGGCAGTTATTGTTACCGGGATTTTACAGGTACTCTTTGGGGCCTTCAAAATGGGGAAATTCATTCGCCTCTTACCGCATCCCGTTATGCTCGGTTTCGTCAATGGTCTCGCCATCGTCATTGGTATGGCACAATTTGGTCAATTCAAAGAAAATACTCGCGTCGTTTACGATAAGCAGCATGATATGTTTACTTATGCTGGCGACTGGATGGCACTTACGAGTCCCGCCATGCTGACGATGATGGGCATGATTGTCCTAACTATGTTAATTGTTCACTTCCTTCCCAAATTCACAAAAGCTATTCCCGCACCACTCGCAGCCATCGTTATTTGCACATTGCTCGCTACCTTTACACCTTTAAAGGATCACTCAAAAAGAGTATCTGACGTCGTTCTTGGCCAGCGTACTTCTATGACTGAGAAGGAAATCATTACAGATCAATTCACAGCTCAAAAAGAAACCGTTCTCCATCGTGATTATGCCGCTACGGCAGAAGCCACTGTGGCTAAAAAAATCACTAATGAACAAGTCCAAGAGCGTTGGGAGCTCAATCAAACAAAACTCATTGCAGAAGGTAAAAAAGACACTGCAGATGCACTTGATGGCAGTCTAAAAGGGCGTTTACCAAGTTTACACCTTCCGGATATTGGCTGGGATATGAGCAATCCGGATAATCGTGATAAAGCCATTAAAGTTTTGATCCTTGCACTTATTCTCGCTTCTGTAGGCTTAATTGAAACGCTCATGACCATGTCACTTATTGATGAAATTACTGAAACTCGTGGCCAAGGCAATAGAGAATCCGTTGCCCAAGGTGCTGGTAATGTTGTCAGTGGTTTCTTTGGTGGCATGTGCGGTTGCGCGATGATTGGTCAAAGTGTGATCTGTTTAAATTCTGGTGGTCGTGGCCGTACATCTGGTATTGCGACGGCTATTTTCATGCTGATTTTTATCTTATTTGCACCTCATCTTATTGAGATGATCCCCGTCGCGTCACTCATCGGTGTGATGTTCATGGTTGTTATCGCCACTTTCGAATGGTCTTCACTGCGCTTATTTGGCAAAATCCAAAAATCTGAAATTCTCATCATTATCATTGTATCAGCGGTAACCGTCTTCCTTGACCTCGCAGTCGCAGTGGGTATCGGTATTATCATTTCTGCCCTCATCTATGCATGGAACTCTGCCAAAGAGATCAAAATCAAAGTCACTAAGGAAAGTAAAACTGAGAAAACCTATGTTGTAAAAGGAAATGTCTTTTTCGGTTCCATCACTTCTTTCAAAGAACTCTTTGATCCTAATAATGATCCTAAAGATGTCTACATCGACTTCGCTGATTCCAAAGTCTGTGACCACTCTGGGATAGAAGCAGTTCACGGACTCAGTGAGCGCTATAAAGCAGCAGGTAAAATCCTTCACCTCCGTCACCTCAGTCCTGAATGTGCTACACTACTTAGAAAATCTGGTGACATCGTAGAAGTCAATATTCTCGAAGACCCAAAATACCTCGTGGCTGACGATTCACTTGCCTAA